A stretch of the Neofelis nebulosa isolate mNeoNeb1 chromosome 1, mNeoNeb1.pri, whole genome shotgun sequence genome encodes the following:
- the LOC131517506 gene encoding ATP synthase F(0) complex subunit B1, mitochondrial-like: protein MLSRVVLSAAAAAAPRLKNAAFFGPGVLQATRIFHTGQPSLAPVPPLPEYGGKVRFGLIPEEFFQFLYPKTDVTGPYVLGTGLILYFLSKEIYVITAETFTAVSTIGLLIYVVKKYGASVGEFADKLNEQKIAQLEEVKQASIKQIQDAIDMEKSQQALVQKRHYLFDVQRNNIAMALELTYRERLHRVYKEVKNRLDYHISVQNMMRRKEQEHMINWVENHVVQSISAQQEKETIAKCIADLKLLAKKAQAQPVL from the coding sequence ATGCTGTCCCGGGTGGTGCTTTCTGCGGCCGCTGCAGCGGCCCCCCGTCTGAAGAACGCAGCCTTCTTCGGTCCAGGGGTATTGCAGGCAACAAGGATCTTTCACACAGGGCAGCCAAGCCTTGCCCCTGTACCACCTCTTCCTGAATATGGAGGAAAAGTTCGTTTTGGGCTGATCCCCGAGGAGTTCTTCCAGTTCCTTTATCCCAAAACTGACGTAACAGGACCCTATGTGCTTGGAACTGGGCTTATCTTATATTTTCTGTCCAAAGAAATATATGTGATCACTGCAGAGACCTTTACTGCCGTATCAACAATAGGATTGCTTATCTATGTAGTTAAAAAATATGGTGCCTCTGTTGGAGAATTTGCTGATAAACTCAATGAGCAAAAAATTGCCCAACTAGAAGAGGTGAAACAGGCTTCCATCAAGCAGATCCAGGATGCAATTGATATGGAGAAGTCCCAGCAAGCACTGGTTCAAAAGCGCCATTACCTTTTTGATGTCCAGAGGAATAACATTGCTATGGCACTGGAACTTACTTACCGGGAACGGCTACATAGAGTATACAAGGAGGTAAAGAATCGCCTGGACTATCACATCTCTGTGCAGAACATGATGCGTCGAAAGGAACAAGAGCACATGATAAACTGGGTGGAGAATCATGTGGTGCAGAGCATCTCTGCACAGCAGGAGAAGGAGACAATTGCCAAGTGCATTGCAGATCTGAAGCTCCTTGCAAAGAAGGCTCAAGCACAGCCAGTTTTGTAA